The genomic interval ctgtggggtgtgtgtgtgtggtgtgtatctGTGGGTACAACACAGAGGCTGAGAACATGACCCTGGAGGCTGGCTACCCACCTACCACCTTCAATTTCCAGTCCTTCCCCTTATAGTCGAGTGACACTCgtcacttttcttctctctgggcagtagtttcttcctttgtaaaacaGGAATAGCAATGCCTTCCTCAGAGGGTTTCCATAAAGATTAACTGGTTACTACAGGTGAGATGTTTAAAACAGCATCTGTTGTACAGTAAGGTTTCGATAAAGGCTATTTATTGTTATTGctgttattatcactattatgATGTGGAGTGTCACTACTCATCGCATGACTGCTCCCTCTATCTCAGGattggctacataatttgcagtaGCCAGTGCAAAGGAAAATGCAGGGccctttgtttaaaattattaagaattgcAAGGTTGTGGGAGCAGTGCATTGTACCGAGTGTGGGACCCTTTGTGGCTGCACAGGTCCCAGGATCACGATGATGCTGTCCCTGCTCTACCTCATGCTCTTGGATgaaaggagaacagagagggAACCCCTGCCCCGTGCAGGGTACAGCCTGTACTGCTCTGCTGACATCACTCAAAATGTTGAGTCATCTTTTagagctgtttatttttttcccctcactttccTTCTAGATTGAAACAATGGAAGAACTTTGCAAGGCGAACACAATCTTtgccctcagtttcttcagccaTCTGGCAAATACAAGTGCTGCCACCCAGAATCTCTTCTTCTCTCCATGGAGCATCTCCTCCACCATGGCCATGATCTACCTGGGTGCCAGGGGCAACACTGCAGACCAGATGGCCAAAGTAAGTTTCTGTTAAAGTTCCAAATTAGAACAGAATGATTCCTGAACTGAATTGTAGAATTGCTCTGATTACATGCCTGAGACAACTTGACTCTAACAAGGTCAGCAATCATCACAAGCCATTACAACACAAGTTCCTTAGATTCAAATCTATAAAACAGCCAAACCACAAACACCCTCAGTGGTAGACAGCAGAAATCGTACCAGAATTTCTTACCCTGCAAGGTTAGAAAGGGTTAATAGTGACAACGTCTTATATTTGATAGTATAAATgcttatatttttcaaagtatttgcAAGCTTTATCTCTATTGGTTTTAAGACAAGTGTCATTTAACACAGTGGGGAGAGTGGCAGTGGGAATGAAGCACTTTTCCCAGGGCTTCTTCTGGTTTCCACCCTCCTAGCTCAGGTTCCTTCCATTCATGTAAAGAATTCCTTCCAGTGGTTTTAAGAGAGTGTCACCAAGGGAAAAGATATCCCAGACCCATGATCTCCGCACTCTGGGAGATGCACAGAGAGCAGTGTGACTTCAGAGGACCTCAGCCAACATTCTCAACCCCATGAGTTCATGTCAACAAAATGGGGCTGACGTGATGGCCAGTCCTCAAAGTCAAGGACAGGGTGTGGGACAGCATTGTGAGCTATTTCTGTTAAGGCCACTGGCTTCCTTCCTTGGTGAAGGAAGCTGACACCAGCTCAGTCAGGGGACCCTTTCACTAAGTCTGGGGCCATGGAAATATATTGAACTACTTCAACTGTACATGGCAATGGTCCTATGGGATGAATTCAGCACCATTAAAATTCACATGATCCTATATTTCCCGGGTCAGTGACCAGACAaagtaatatataattaaaattctttCCTATTCCCATGTGTACAAACATTAAAATTGAATGCTTTAAGTACAGGCTCTGGTTTCTCACCAACACGGATTCTGTTTTCAGCCACGCCAAAATGCTGCCGGCTACTTTTGAGTTTCCCAGGAGAACCGCACCTGAGTGTGTGCACATAGATAGATGGATATCTCCTTCCAGGTACACGGTGACCCACTTAAGATGGGTCTTGTTTGGAGTGGCCCACAGAGAGCGTTGGCCTATCTCACTGCAGCAGGAAAAGGGATGGAAGTGTCACTCCCTGCGTTTGTGGCAGTTTAAACATCAAGACTTACAACAAAACCCAGTTGCTCACATCTGAGAGCAGCAACATTTTGCAAAACTCCTTCCCTCTATTTTCTTTGCCTTGAAAAGAATAAGTGCAGTGAACTCTATTAAAAACTTTAGAGAACATCAGGGTCTTCATTTTTTAGATGTAAAGGCATCAGAAGCAATATTTCTTTGAGGACAAATGCCAAATGAAGTGCTCTAGGTACGTAAGTAAAAAATGGGATTTTGATGCAAAAGGAAAATTAACTTATTGGTCACTCGACACAACACAGCTTTTCTGTGTCTGGCAAGTGCTTTCAGCACATGGGACAAGGGGTTTATATAGTTTTCTTGTAACTGTGCTGCATGGgcagattttaaaattcaaagacaaaTTTGGTTAATTCCCTACTAAAAAACGAGGAGAAGCTCTTTGGTTGGAGGAGGAAGCAGGGATTTTGGGGACAGACCTGCCTGTGTTTGGGTGGTAACTTTGCCATTTACCAGGTGTGTGAGGGAAGGCATttcaactctctgagcctcagttttctttcttttttcttgtggtacgcgggcctctcactgtcgcggcctctcccgttgtggagcacaggctccggacgcgcaggctcagcggccatggctcacgggcccagccgctccgtggcacgtgggatcttcccggaccagggcacgaacccgtgtcccctgcatcagcaggcggactctcaaccactgcgccaccagggatgcccagttttcatatttttaaaaggagaatgaaAATGCATAACCGGCAAGATGGGTGTGAAGATTAGAAAGAATAGGAGAAGCACGTGTTAGAACTAAAAGTTATCATAGCTGACACTTATAGTGCCCTGGCCAGGCACCTTTCTAAGAACGTTTTATAGTTTACCCACAGAATACaaaatcctgtgaggtaggtgctcTGATTACCATAGTCCTTTCATAGAAATGAGAAATTTAGGGCAAGAAGAGGCCACACAGTTGGGAATTGATACAGCTGGTAAAGGTGACATAGTTGTAATGGAATAAAGGAATGCGTGGAAGGGATAAACTCTTACAGAGCACAAGCGATGTGAGAGCAGCAGTTGTACTGTTACCAGCTCTTCTCTTTAGGGTAAGGCCACGGACCTGCCCAGGCCGAGCCGCCTCTCTGGGCAGGGTGCATCCCTCAGCGTGGCCCGGGTCACCTCACATCCCCCCTCCTGCAGCGACTCTCGCAGTGACTCGGGAGGCCTTTAGTGCTAGCTCCAAGACCCCATCAGTCTCCTTAAAAGGGAGGACAACCGGAGAAGCTGTTACATGAAATATTCTTCCCTTACGTGGCGGCAGAGTCAGACCACTTCTTTTCAAAGAGTATTAGGTAAGACTCATAATGTGTGATCTGAAGAGCAGAGAGAGACCCCACAAATCCTAACACCTCTCCTTCCAGCCTGGAGATTCACCACCTGCTGGACAAGCCTGCCTTTCCTTCCTTAGCAGAACGTCTACCTCTCCTGGGACCCCACGGGGATGGGACCCAAAGGATgttggaggtgggagtgggtggGTAGCAGGGCCAGGCTCGGGGGTGCTGAGACTGGCTGAGCCAGGCTGGGAAGGCTCCAGTTTGGGGAAGGCCTCCTGAGGGCCCTCCCGGGGCCAGTGTGCACCTACCAGCTTCACTGCTATCCTGATCTGCCACTGACAACATAAAGAGATTCATATTGTCATCTTACCTCTGCCATTTGCCCCCCACATGGACAGACGTGTGGGATTTCTTTATGTGTAAATAAGGGATGTGCAAATATTTTAGGTGATCCCTGTAATATTGAGTGACCTGCTTTTATGTTTAAGCTAGCTGTGGCTTGTAGTTTTTGACAGGTTAGAAGTGTGTAATATATAAGGCCACTGAATAGAGAGATACAAGATTGGGAGTTAACCTTATTGCTTCCTTCAGAATACTGGCATGTTTTCAAGGCAACTTATGGGTTGGGTTATAATTTAGAGGTTATAAATCATCTCATCATAACAATTTGCCGTCAGAATGGCCAGCCTATGAATTAGCATAAAATAGTTCGTGCTGAGTCCTGTGAAGGACACTTCCGCTGGCTGACACATGTTACATATGAAGAGCATCTATGCTTGTTACCATACACAAAGACAGGAAACGAGAGTAGGACCACTAAGAGGAGCTTGAGAGCCATTGGTTTAAAAGTTACGTAATGCAGCAGGAAAATGCACCCAATTCTCTGGAATTCCAATTGTAGGTGCTTCAGTTTAACAAAGGTGGAGACCACAAAGTCGCCCCAGACACCCAAGAGATCTTCACCGGTTGTGAATTCACACAGAAGATCCAGAGGGGCACTTATCCTGATGCTATTCTGAAGGTATCTGACTcatccatttctatttcttttgtattttatttccagaATATTCTTGTCTTAAAATCACAGTATTAGACAGGGAAGGAACCTAGTACAACTTCCCTCCTTCATAGAAAGACAACTAAGGCTCACAGTCCTTGAGTAAATATCCTACTCTGATAAGTAAGGGCAGAGCCAGGGTAGAATCCAGACTTCACGCCTTCCAGGCCAAGACTACTTCTAAATTCCATCACCCCACTCTGCCATTAGTTGGGGATGTATAATTTATTCTAATGCCATTGTGGAGACTCCTAGAATACACATGCATAGATGCAGATTTCCAGAGTAAGGGGTGACAAGTAATTGAGGAATGGAGAAGGCCCGGCTTGGTGACTTCATGAAAGGTCACTGACCCTCAAATATCCTTTATGTCCTCCCCTTCTATCTCCtatgatctatctatctatctatcacctatctatcatctatctatctacctactatgtatcatctatctatctatctatctatctaatctctTCAGCTAATCTATCTCACGTAGTCATTTCTTTCCCCAATACTCCATTTCCTTAAACACCAGCTATCCAGCTACATTGTAGGAGATGCGCTCCTATGGGTAAACAACTTCCACGATCACACTCCTAAGTTAGGTTATGGGGAGATACCCCACATAGCTTTCTCCTTGGGAATGCTGATGCTCCATCTGCCTGTCAGCCGGGGAGTTATGGACTTAGGAGGGGAAGAGGCCCGTTCAGTATGGAGATGCTGCCAGGTCTGAATGGACAGCAGTCCAGCTGCAgggctctgacctctgcttcaCCCAGGCGCTGCGGTGACTAAGCCCTGTTTGTGTCATCGTGCTTACAAACTTCAGGTTGGGGATTGGAATTTCCCTCAATTTCCTGCTTTCTAAAACCCAGATTTTCCACTTCACAGACTACCCCTTAATTATAAAACGGTACTTGCAGAAGTTCTATGAACTTTTTAAAGAACACTTCTAAGGcaacattttaatataataaaaattgctTACAGACTTTGTAGTTCAGGAGACTGTAAAAGGAGCCTTTCTTCTAGGATCTTTGTTACTTCATGGTTCAATCCAGTCCATAGGCACAGTAAAatctgaaacaaataaaaaaaattagctgaTATTATCCATATCAACAATGTTTCCTCAGAGATTCCTCTAACGTGCCAGAAAAAAGTATACTTTAATACAGCATTTTATTGATGTACTGGAAAAAATACCATTGCTTAAGAAATATCTTGTTTAGGAGTCTTGAGTTACATAAAGAGAGTCTCTCCTTTCTGTTTAAGGCACAAGCTGCAGACACAATCCATTCATCCTTCCGTTCTCTCAGCTCCGCCATGAAAACGTCCACAGGGGAGTATTTATTGGAAAGTGCCAATAAGCTGTTTGGCGATAAGTCTGCAAGATTCAGGGAAGTAAGTGAAACGTGCGATTTAAATGGCAGGGCCCCAAACTTACAGGGAGGTCAGTTTTAAAGTTGTTCTCTCTTATTCATGCTGAGGGAGTCAGAATTCCACATGGGTTCCCTTAGACTCCCTAAGGCCATTGGACACTATCCAACGCAGCTATCCCTATGCTCCCTCTGTGGGTGCTTTCTCTCCCTGCTGCAAAATTCCCACCTGTGAGTCGTAAGTCAGGAAGAGCACAGCTGATGTCCAGAGCCTCTATCCCCACACCCGACGTCTCCCCTTGTACCCAGTGGTCATAATGCAAAGCGTGCAGGACAGCAAATAGAATTGGGACTGGAGTTGGGGGTGGAGGTCAAGAGAACACATATAATCAGCCCCCCTAGCCAACCTCCACCCCTACCCCTACCTCAGGCTCCCCAGTCTTGACAGGAAGCCTGTAATTTATAATTACACCAAGGCTTGTTCAGTATATATTCTATGtaaactttgtctttttttttttttttgctttaaagagaTACATGCAGCTCTCCAAGAAATATTACTCTACAGAACCCCAGGCAGTTGACTTCCTAGAACGTGCAGAAGATGCCAGAAAAAAGATTAATTCCTGGGTCAAGACTCAAACCAAAGGTAAAACCAAGGAAGTAGTTTCTGCTCTTCTTTCCACTTAGAAAGCACTTATGTAGTTTTTAGAAAACCATCCTTAGCCCTTACTCCCAACCTTAGTTATTCTGATTAATGTAACCTGATTCTTGTTGAGCCACGTGGTgttttaagtgagaaaaaaataattgaggtCTACTAATAGAAGACATATATTCAGTACTTAAATAATCTGATTTTGGATATTACCTTAGAATAGAATATAAGAGGAGACAGCTCTTTTCTAACAGGACATACCAGTATTGGAATAATTGTGACTCTGTGTCTACTGtggacaaaaacaaagaaaaaaggcgTGACCTTCAAATGAGTAATTGGTGTGAGAATACTAGCAATGGAAAAAGGAGGGATCATAAAATTTTAACTCTTCTGTTTCACCATTCAGAGTCAGTATGTTGTCAAGTTCTTTTGGTCCCTGCTCCATCTCTCCTGGATTGTCTAAGCTACTTCTACCTTTGTAATGCATGTCCttaattctttgttgttttttaatttttaaaaatttattttatttttttaacatctttattggagtataactactttacaatggtgtgttagtttctgctttataacaaagtgaatcagttatacatatacatacatccccatatctcttctctcttgcgtctccctcccaccctccctatcccacccctctaggtggtcacaaagcaccgagctgatctccctgtgctatgcggctgcttcccactagctgtctattttacgtttggtagtgtatatatgtccatgccactctctcactttgtcacagcttacccttccccctccccatatcatcaggtccattctctagtaggtctgtgtctttattcccatcttgcccctaggttcttcatgaccttttttttttttccttagattcccaTCCAAAATCCCACTACCTGTTAGTAGTGAAGCTGGGGTTCCCTCTTCTTCTGAGCCTTAGTCTAATTCTGGAATTCTTCAATTGGATGTTTAAAGTGTTTGCTAACTTAATGCAAAAAATGGATTTTCATTTACCTCCTGTGTTTAAAACATTGTTTCAAGCCATAGTGTGGGGTCTTGGTTTCTTCGTTACCACAGTGGAAAAAACACATGAACTAAgttctatagaatttttaaaaaatgttttgtttctctgaaaataGTTGATCTACTTTAGTTCttcatttctagatttttaaattactgctGTAAAATATTGACACACCACTGACAAAAATGAAGCAGGGAAAGTGAAGATTAACAGAAGTGAAAGTAAAAAGGTATTGCAAAATTAAAGAGACTCATGAAAGTCTTGCTTTTTTGAGAACAGCAagaatttctcttctctttaagCATTTGTGTTGAATGGCTGTAAATCAATCAGTGGAATTGCCAAAATGCCAAGTAGTCATTTGGGCTCattgttttagaaaattttataataatttgagacaatttctgttttatttgttagGATCAAATACTAGTTTTTCCATATGCATTACAGAGTTAAATAAAGTCCTAGTAGATTTCTGTGGTAACCAAGAATTTTAATTCCCTGAGGGATATATTGAATAGAAATACTGAATGACTATACTGAAGCTGGTCAGACTACAGTGACCTTTTTGTTCGTGTCCTATGTCTGTCAGTAGGAATGGAAGACGGTGGAATTCTGACCAGCTGACAAGCATTGTGACCTTGGGAGGGTTGCTAATCTCTCTTACTATGATGTTCATTTgtataaaatgacaataataatacctactagagtagttgtgaggattaaataatgtatttagtGGTTGAAATATTGCAGAGCAGGTATTCACTATAAGTGGCCTGTCTCTTAAaccaactataaaaaaaaaaatcacgttcAGATGTTATCATTTCTGAGAACCTTCTCTGACTCCTCACTTGTTTACTCCCTTCTCTGTGATGTCATAGTTCTCTGTATTATTTAGCTCTCTTATAGAACTTATCACACATTGTTTCCTGACTGATTTAGAATCTCTCTTCCAATATTCTCAGTCCCACCAGGACAAGTCTTCCTTTCTCACTTCATGAATCTGTGCTACTCCTGGTGTAGGTCTAGCCCAACTTCCAAAAAACTGTTTTTGGGTCAATGAATGGGTCACAGGCATAGACTGTCTAGACCAGATCTTGAAGGAGCCCTAGTGACATATGTACTGTGGAAAGGCACTATTATGTTCCTTAAGTGATTCTTTTTCACTCCCATCCGAATTAACTAACTTCATACAACTACAAAACTTTGAGAAAGAGTATAAAaggaacttaaaatttttttccaagtcTGATAGTAATTCTAAACCTTAATTGCAttacttcttcattttctcttggaTTTTGCAAACCTCAGAAATCTGGTCTCAGTTTTACTTATGATTTAGGTAAATCGAGAGAAAAACTTAAGCTTGAAGGTCAACATCTCTGCAGAGTTTGATAAATGtggatgctgagtttgatggtgaCTCAAAAGATTCAAGAAATCATGATAACTTTACAGTTCTTAATCATGAAACCTAAACATATATCATATTTTCTGTAGGCAAAATCCCAAACTTGTTACCTGAAGGTTCTATAGATGCAGAGACCAAGATGGTCCTGGTGAATGCTGTCTACTTCAAAGGAAATTGGAAAACTCCATTTCAGAAGAAATTAAACAGGCTTTATCCTTTCCGTGTGAACTTGGTACGAGACAATGAGACAGATTTTCTTAACGTATATTTTAGGGCCTTTgacaaaatagagaaagaaaagttaGGGACCACTCACTGATACTTGCACATAATTTGCCAGTTATAAGTTATGCACATTGGATAGTTGATTGACTCTATTCCATTTTTTGACCTGTCAAACTAGATTAATAATAATATCCAACTCAAATTATTGTTGTAAGGATTCAACGAGATTTTGCAGAGTTCTTGGCCCCTAGTAGGTACTCAACAAGTGTTTCAGTATTATTATAATTGTCCATCTTATTACTAATgggtataattttgaaaaagctaAATAGATCAGAGCCACTGTCAGGGtatacaaataatttattttgttgatttttagaaaCATAGTTCTTCAGAACGAAAGCAGAACCCATTCTCTTTTACGTCTGATTGTAAATCTTTTGACATCTTAGTATCTActttcatattttactttttaataattttagactCAGCGCAAAGAAGTACAGATGATGTTCTTGCATGAAAAGCTGAACATTGGACACATAGAAGACCTAAAGGTCCAGATTCTAGAACTGCCCTATGCTGGATATGTCAGTATGTTCCTGTTGCTTCCAGATGAAATTGCTGAATGTTCTACTGGCTTGGAGTTGGTAAGGCATTCCAACTTCCATTGTTTTAAACTTCTGGGGCTAAACTTACCTTGGCATATGTCTACAACTTGGGAAATGGTGTGCAGTTTCTCATGGAAATATGTGAATTGGTTGAGAGGAACAGTGCCAGGTCTCACACTTTCACTCAAAGGCTTAAACTTATGTCATACATGCTACTTTCTTGCAAAATTTTTACCAAACTAGTAAATTTTAATATCACCCACGCTACAGTGAAGTTAAAGTCACTGATTGTTAACATCAGaagttgttttccttctctgctaAGCACTCATTGGTTTTGCTTTTGGACTTGTAGCTGGAAAGTGAAATCACTTA from Globicephala melas chromosome 13, mGloMel1.2, whole genome shotgun sequence carries:
- the LOC115859211 gene encoding plasminogen activator inhibitor 2-like; its protein translation is MEELCKANTIFALSFFSHLANTSAATQNLFFSPWSISSTMAMIYLGARGNTADQMAKVLQFNKGGDHKVAPDTQEIFTGCEFTQKIQRGTYPDAILKAQAADTIHSSFRSLSSAMKTSTGEYLLESANKLFGDKSARFRERYMQLSKKYYSTEPQAVDFLERAEDARKKINSWVKTQTKGKIPNLLPEGSIDAETKMVLVNAVYFKGNWKTPFQKKLNRLYPFRVNLTQRKEVQMMFLHEKLNIGHIEDLKVQILELPYAGYVSMFLLLPDEIAECSTGLELLESEITYDKLNKWLSEDTMVEDDVEVYVPRFKLEEHYELKPILMSMGMADAFSQGQANFLGMSEKNDLFLSEVFHQASVDVNEQGTEAAAGTGVIMSGRTGHGGPRFVADHPFLFFIMHKITKSILFFGRFASP